The following proteins are encoded in a genomic region of Brachypodium distachyon strain Bd21 chromosome 1, Brachypodium_distachyon_v3.0, whole genome shotgun sequence:
- the LOC100836066 gene encoding NAC domain-containing protein 92, with product MSEVSVINQAEVEDSAAGLNLPPGFRFHPTDEEIISHYLTPKALDDRFSSGVIGEVDLNKCEPWHLPGQAKMGEKEWYFFCHKDRKYPTGTRTNRATESGYWKATGKDKEIFRGRGVLVGMKKTLVFYRGRAPRGQKTGWVMHEFRLEGKLPHPLPRSAKDEWAVSKVFNKELLTPASNGTTMAAGEAEMERVNSFGFISDFLDSAELPPLMDPSFGADVDEVIDFKGPASTSGYAAGDAAGAHSGMGYQLQVKMEDPVQLQYQHQQQQHMMYSSPYFSLPAVNSGDMSPAIRRYCKAEQVSGQTSVLSPSRETGLSTDPNAAGCTEISSAVTPAASQQFLDHLDEYPALNLADIWKY from the exons aTGTCTGAGGTGTCGGTGATAAAccaggcggaggtggaggactcGGCGGCCGGGCTCAACCTGCCGCCGGGCTTCCGGTTCCACCCCACCGACGAGGAGATCATCTCGCACTACCTCACCCCCAAGGCACTCGACGACCGCTTCTCATCCGGCGTCATCGGCGAGGTCGACTTGAACAAGTGCGAGCCATGGCACCTCCCAG GCCAGGCGAAGATGGGGGAGAAGGAGTGGTACTTCTTCTGCCACAAGGACCGGAAGTACCCGACGGGCACGAGAACGAACCGCGCCACCGAGAGCGGCTACTGGAAGGCCACAGGCAAGGATAAGGAGATCTTCCGCGGGAGGGGCGTCCTCGTTGGGATGAAGAAGACCCTCGTCTTCTACCGTGGCCGCGCCCCCCGCGGGCAGAAGACCGGCTGGGTCATGCACGAGTTCCGCCTCGAGGGCAAGCTCCCCCACCCGCTCCCGCGCTCCGCCAAG GACGAGTGGGCCGTGTCCAAGGTGTTCAACAAAGAGCtgctgacgccggcgagcaACGGGACGACaatggcggcgggggaggcggagATGGAGCGAGTCAACTCGTTCGGCTTCATCAGCGACTTCCTTGACTCCGCGGAGCTGCCGCCGCTCATGGACCCTTCGTTCGGCGCCGACGTCGACGAAGTGATCGACTTCAAGGGCCCCGCGTCCACCTCCGGCTACGCCGCGGGAGACGCCGCCGGTGCCCATTCGGGCATGGGCTACCAGCTGCAGGTCAAGATGGAAGACCCCGTCCAACTGCAGtatcagcatcagcagcagcagcacatgATGTACTCGAGCCCGTACTTCTCGCTGCCGGCGGTGAACTCGGGCGACATGTCGCCGGCGATCCGGAGGTACTGCAAGGCGGAGCAGGTGTCCGGGCAGACTTCGGTGCTCAGCCCGTCCAGGGAGACCGGGCTCAGCACCGATCCCAACGCCGCAGGCTGCACGGAGATCTCCTCGGCGGTGACGCCTGCTGCGTCCCAGCAGTTCCTGGACCACCTCGACGAGTACCCCGCGCTGAACCTGGCCGACATTTGGAAGTACTGA